A single window of Aspergillus oryzae RIB40 DNA, chromosome 8 DNA harbors:
- a CDS encoding uncharacterized protein (predicted protein) yields MKTTFAVIISVLTASISAAPLEARQSNQVTLALSNDQSGAYAGVAFAADGTDKSIKALYGGTSVGASGSVLASSAQLASFPQTIHCVIKNNGAVIANLDAQHTFADLDGNPASATPVNLDHEPSIFTRDYGR; encoded by the exons ATGAAGACCACATTCgccgtcatcatctccgTCCTCACGGCATCTATCTCGGCCGCTCCTCTTGAGGCCCGTCAGTCCAACCAAGTGACTCTGGCCCTGTCTAACGACCAGAGCGGTGCCTATGCCGGCGTTGCCTTCGCCGCTGACGGAACCGACAAGAGCATCAAAGCTCTCTACGGCGGCACCTCTGTTGGAGCGAGCGGCTCCGTTCTCGCTTCTTCCGCTCAGCTGGCATCATTCCCTCAGACAATCCACTGCGTTATCAAGAACAACGGCGCAGTCATTGCAAATCTCGATGCTCAGCATACCTTTGCTGATTTGGACGGAAACCCGGCTTCTGCTACTCCTGTCAACCTCGACCACG AACCATCCATCTTCACACGGGACTATGGCCGTTAG